Proteins from one Impatiens glandulifera chromosome 2, dImpGla2.1, whole genome shotgun sequence genomic window:
- the LOC124928172 gene encoding asparagine synthetase [glutamine-hydrolyzing] 1-like: MCGILAVLGCSDHSQAKRARVLQLSRRLKHRGPDWSGIYQHNDFYLAHQRLAIVDPASGDQPLFNEDRNIVVTVNGEIYNHEDLRKLLSNHKFRTGSDCEVIAHLYEEYGEDFVHMLDGMFSFVLLDTRDNSFVVGRDAIGITSLYIGWGLDGSVWISSELKGLHDDCEHFEVFPPGHLYSSKQGAIRRWYNPPWFSDSIPTVPYDPLLLRRAFENAVIKRLMTDVPFGVLLSGGLDSSLVASITARHLAGTRAAKHWGTQLHSFCVGLEGSPDLKAAREVSDYIGTVHHEFHFTVQVKNLPQLEPEYSCIYMFSINSVAKLYICQDGIDAIEDVIYHIETYNVTTIRASTPMFLMARKIKAMGVKMVISGEGADEVFGGYLYFHRAPNKEEFHRESCRKIKALHQYDCLRANKSTSAWGLEARVPFLDKEFIEVAMSIDPKWKMVRPEEGMIEKWILRKAFDDEEQPYLPKHILYRQKEQFSDGVGYKWIDGLKAHAEEHVHDKMLQNAAHIFPHNTPKSKEAYYYRMIFDRLFPQNSAQMTVPGGESVACSTAEAVGWDPSWSNNLDPSGRAAFGVHLSAYQQTNGNNGSMPLKMVNGLVSS; encoded by the exons ATGTGTGGAATCTTAGCTGTTTTGGGCTGCTCTGACCATTCCCAGGCCAAAAGAGCTCGCGTTCTTCAGCTCTCTCGCAG ATTGAAGCATCGGGGACCGGATTGGAGCGGAATATACCAGCACAATGACTTCTACTTGGCTCACCAGCGCCTCGCCATTGTGGATCCTGCTTCTGGTGATCAGCCTCTTTTCAACGAAGATCGGAATATTGTTGTCACG GTGAACGGAGAGATCTACAACCACGAAGATCTGCGAAAACTTTTGTCGAATCACAAGTTCCGCACTGGGAGCGATTGTGAGGTTATCGCACACTTG TATGAAGAGTATGGGGAGGATTTTGTTCACATGTTGGATGGAATGTTTTCTTTCGTCTTGCTGGATACACGAGACAACAGCTTCGTCGTTGGCCGTGATGCTATTGGCATCACTTCACTATACATCGGTTGGGGACTTGATG gCTCGGTTTGGATTTCGTCGGAGCTGAAAGGATTGCACGATGACTGCGAACATTTTGAGGTGTTTCCACCTGGTCATTTGTACTCGAGCAAACAAGGTGCAATTAGGAGATGGTACAATCCTCCTTGGTTCTCCGACTCCATTCCAACCGTTCCATATGATCCGCTTCTCCTTCGACGTGCCTTTGAGAAT GCTGTTATTAAGAGACTGATGACTGATGTGCCTTTTGGCGTTCTACTCTCTGGAGGCCTTGATTCGTCGTTGGTGGCTTCGATCACGGCTCGCCATTTGGCCGGAACGAGGGCTGCCAAGCATTGGGGAACTCAGCTCCATTCATTCTGCGTCGGTCTAGAg GGATCCCCTGATCTGAAAGCCGCAAGAGAAGTGTCCGATTATATAGGAACAGTTCATCACGAGTTTCACTTCACCGTTCAGGTAAAGAACCTGCCTCAACTTGAACCCGAATATTCATGCATATACATGTTCTCGATTAATTCAGTGGCGAAACTTTACATCTGCCAGGATGGAATTGATGCCATCGAAGATGTGATTTACCATATTGAGACGTATAACGTCACCACAATCAGGGCAAGTACGCCCATGTTCCTAATGGCGAGGAAAATCAAGGCCATGGGGGTGAAAATGGTGATCTCCGGGGAGGGTGCAGATGAGGTTTTCGGCGGTTACTTGTACTTCCACAGGGCACCCAATAAAGAAGAGTTCCATCGCGAGTCATGTAGAAAG ATAAAGGCACTTCATCAATACGATTGCTTGAGGGCTAATAAATCAACATCTGCTTGGGGATTAGAAGCTCGTGTCCCTTTTCTGGACAAGGAGTTCATTGAAGTTGCGATGAGCATTGACCCAAAATggaaaatg GTCAGGCCTGAAGAAGGAATGATTGAGAAATGGATATTAAGAAAAGCCtttgatgatgaagaacaaCCATACCTGCCAAAG CACATACTGTATAGGCAGAAGGAGCAGTTCAGTGATGGCGTGGGCTACAAGTGGATTGACGGACTTAAAGCTCATGCCGAGGAGCAC GTGCACGACAAGATGCTTCAAAATGCTGCACATATCTTCCCTCACAACACACCAAAGTCAAAGGAAGCTTATTACTACAGAATGATCTTTGATAGGCTCTTCCCACAG AACTCGGCTCAGATGACGGTTCCAGGAGGGGAAAGCGTAGCCTGCAGCACGGCTGAAGCTGTGGGATGGGATCCCTCATGGTCGAATAACCTTGACCCATCTGGCAGGGCTGCCTTTGGCGTCCACCTCTCGGCTTATCAGCAGACCAATGGAAACAATGGAAGTATGCCATTGAAGATGGTTAACGGTTTGGTGAGTAGCTAG